A stretch of Brassica napus cultivar Da-Ae chromosome C6, Da-Ae, whole genome shotgun sequence DNA encodes these proteins:
- the LOC106421583 gene encoding auxin-induced protein 6B: MAGGLGKCSKIRHIVRLRQMLRRWRDQARTSSFSRSVPSDVPSGHVAVYVGSSCRRFVVRATYLNHPVLWNLLVQAEEEFGFVNQGPLVFPCEESVFEESIRFISRSRGFTCPDDVKKNCHVEIRSDRWIESRPLLNGVSEKAIW, translated from the coding sequence ATGGCTGGAGGTCTCGGGAAATGCAGTAAGATACGTCACATTGTGAGGCTGAGACAGATGCTCCGACGGTGGCGCGACCAAGCGCGGACATCTTCTTTCAGCCGCAGCGTACCGTCGGATGTACCGTCAGGACACGTGGCGGTCTACGTGGGGAGCAGCTGCAGGAGATTTGTGGTGCGCGCGACGTATCTGAACCATCCCGTCCTATGGAATCTCCTGGTTCAGGCTGAGGAAGAGTTCGGTTTCGTTAACCagggtcctttggttttccctTGCGAAGAATCGGTTTTCGAGGAGTCGATTCGGTTTATTTCCCGGTCAAGAGGGTTTACTTGTCCCGATGATGTCAAGAAGAACTGCCACGTGGAGATCAGAAGCGATCGATGGATTGAATCTCGGCCGTTGCTTAATGGCGTCTCCGAGAAAGCAATATGGTGA